The Benincasa hispida cultivar B227 chromosome 9, ASM972705v1, whole genome shotgun sequence genome has a segment encoding these proteins:
- the LOC120085588 gene encoding FHA domain-containing protein DDL: MGRNVSDDSESPVRVRRSSPRRSPSRRGRSPTRHRSSHNGSSPARDKHYSRAKSPKHGRSSSPRTRSPSPRSKRLRRAAEKASEKSSDRDHERNRGRGSDKEAHREKVSDRELGGERKERSSRQDVKDGKSSRSRHGNSSSPSERHHRSRHRSPSPQPGSDAKNHDEGRNSRRAESRSDDDDSVAKMKAAEQALEAKQKDKPSFELSGKLAAETNRVRGITLLFNEPPDARKPDVRWRLYVFKAGEVLNEPLYIHRQSCYLFGRERRVADIPTDHPSCSKQHAVIQFRQVEKEQSDGTLSKQVRPYLMDLGSTNKTYINDAAIEPQRYYELFEKDTVRFGNSSREYVLLHEKSAG, encoded by the exons ATGGGACGAAATGTTTCGGATGATTCAGAATCTCCAGTTAGGGTGCGGCGATCTTCTCCTAGAAGGAGTCCATCCCGCAGAGGAAGATCACCTACTCGCCACAGGAGCTCCCATAATGGCAGTTCTCCAGCAAGAGACAAGCATTATAGTCGTGCTAAATCTCCAAAGCATGGGAGGTCAAGTTCTCCACGAACTCGGTCTCCTTCTCCAAGGTCAAAAAGGTTGAGGAGAGCTGCTGAAAAAGCTTCGGAGAAATCAAGTGATAGAGATCATGAAAGGAACCGTGGCAGGGGTAGTGATAAAGAAGCTCATCGGGAAAAAGTTTCTGATAGGGAATTAGGGGGAGAGAGAAAGGAGAGGAGTTCTAGACAGGATGTTAAGGATGGAAAATCTTCCAGGTCAAGACATGGGAATTCTTCCTCTCCATCAGAACGCCACCATAGGAGCCGCCATAGATCCCCATCGCCCCAACCAGGCTCTGATGCCAAAAATCATGATGAG GGGAGAAATTCAAGAAGAGCTGAAAGCCG GAGTGATGACGATGATTCAGTGGCAAAGATGAAGGCTGCCGAGCAAGCTTTAGAAGCTAAGCAGAAG GACAAACCTTCTTTTGAGCTTTCAGGAAAGCTTGCAGCAGAAACTAATAGAGTTAGAG GTATTACGTTGCTGTTTAATGAACCTCCAGATGCTAGAAAACCTGATGTAAGATGGCGGCTTTATGTTTTTAAAGCTGGAGAAGTGCTGAATG AGCCTCTTTATATACATCGTCAAAGCTGCTACCTATTTGGGAGAGAAAGAAGAGTGGCAGACATACCTACTGATCATCCGTCCTGCAGCAAGCAACATGCTGTCATCCAGTTTAG GCAAGTAGAAAAGGAGCAATCTGATGGTACATTGTCAAAGCAAGTAAG GCCTTATTTAATGGATCTAGGAAGCACAAATAAGACTTATATCAAC GACGCTGCAATTGAACCTCAACGTTACTATGAACTTTTTGAAAAAGACACAGTGAGATTTGGCAATAGTAG TCGAGAATATGTTTTGTTGCATGAGAAGTCAGCTGGATGA